Proteins encoded within one genomic window of Granulicella pectinivorans:
- a CDS encoding DUF4159 domain-containing protein: MKILRIASIGILGAAACCTGLYAYQRVANWGYQPEQSTEKAEFAWSRLSYTTNLGGASNYGGFGGYGRHFQSWSRDYPKADRQVLIALNRLTRVQGRPVEQVVNLDSDDIFNYPFVYAVQVQTWSFTDEQARRLRDYLTKGGFLMVDDFHGTADWENFMTGMRQVFPDRPVEDLTDKDEIFHVLYDMDDRFQVPGEQWIRTHRTYEKDGFVPKWRGIRDDHGRIVVAICHNMHLGDAWEWADDPEYPEQFASMAFRVSLNYIVYGLTH; encoded by the coding sequence ATGAAGATCCTTCGGATTGCGTCGATTGGCATTCTGGGTGCGGCGGCGTGCTGCACGGGACTTTACGCGTACCAGCGTGTTGCCAACTGGGGCTACCAGCCCGAACAGAGCACGGAGAAGGCGGAGTTTGCGTGGTCGCGCCTGAGCTACACCACCAACCTTGGCGGGGCCAGCAACTATGGGGGCTTCGGGGGGTATGGCCGGCACTTCCAGAGCTGGTCGCGCGACTATCCGAAGGCCGACCGGCAGGTTCTGATCGCGCTGAATCGCCTGACCCGCGTGCAGGGGCGGCCCGTCGAGCAGGTGGTGAATCTCGACTCCGACGACATCTTCAATTATCCGTTCGTCTACGCGGTGCAGGTGCAGACGTGGTCGTTTACGGACGAACAGGCCAGGCGGCTGCGCGACTACCTGACCAAGGGCGGCTTCCTGATGGTCGACGACTTCCACGGCACCGCCGACTGGGAGAACTTCATGACCGGGATGCGCCAGGTCTTTCCGGACAGGCCGGTGGAAGACCTGACGGACAAGGACGAGATCTTCCATGTGCTGTATGACATGGACGACCGGTTCCAGGTTCCGGGGGAGCAGTGGATTCGCACCCACCGCACGTATGAGAAGGACGGGTTCGTTCCCAAGTGGCGCGGGATTCGCGACGATCACGGACGGATCGTCGTCGCGATCTGCCACAACATGCACCTGGGCGACGCGTGGGAGTGGGCGGACGATCCGGAGTACCCAGAGCAGTTCGCCTCCATGGCTTTCCGCGTCAGCCTCAACTACATCGTGTACGGTCTGACGCACTAA
- a CDS encoding glutamine amidotransferase, protein MFEWLFQYPLPVFTKGKLVLLGAWPVWLLLLLIVAAAGGLGWLIRRRLPGADPKLRTWRAALVWGMQASLVALVLLLLWQPAVTVAELKSQQNIIALVVDDSRSMAIPDVNGQTRASAAIKALDGGVLSGLQKRFQTRLYRIDGTTGRVVKAADLQPTAAATHLSDGLRQIVAETSDLPVGAIVLLSDGAENSGGIDADTLSALRNRRLPVHTVGFGREAPAHDLELEQVSVGSKALADARLKADVSFRQYGYTGQHTTLALRDGDKLLASKEVTLAADGVVQTEVLFFHAGPAGVKRIAASLTPLAGEESTANNATSRLLTVSGDKRRILYVEGEPRWEYKFLRRAAEDDHAVQVVAMLRTTENKIYRQGIADPAELADGFPSKAEDLFAYDGIVIGSVEAGYLTPAQQELLREFVDQRGGGVLFLGGRFALTDGGWNASSVSDLLPTFLPAAKGTFHLDPATAQLTPQGVESAVTRLVDDPAANAARWKKLPYLMNYQDPGTPKPGATVLAQSITPRGTLPLLVTQNYGHGRTAILATSGTWRWQMSGAVGDPSHDLFWQQLLRWTAGDSAGPVSAAAGNDRLNDEGHATLTATVRDKQFNPAPDAHVTAHVNGPENETSLIDLAPVPAQSGVFTADWTADKPGIYGIEVTASRGKEELGRDLLTLERTDGVAEDFHTSQNRDLLDKLSAQTGGRAWKLEELARLPQEISYSEAGISVRDTKELWNMPIIFFLLLGLASGEWWLRRKWGIV, encoded by the coding sequence ATGTTTGAGTGGCTGTTCCAATATCCGCTGCCGGTGTTCACCAAGGGAAAACTGGTGCTGCTTGGCGCGTGGCCGGTGTGGCTTCTGCTGTTGCTGATCGTTGCGGCGGCTGGCGGCCTGGGATGGCTCATCCGGCGGCGTCTTCCCGGGGCGGACCCGAAGCTGCGCACCTGGCGCGCGGCGCTTGTGTGGGGCATGCAGGCGTCGCTGGTGGCGCTTGTGCTGTTGCTGCTGTGGCAGCCGGCGGTCACGGTTGCGGAGCTGAAGTCGCAGCAGAACATCATCGCGCTTGTCGTCGACGACTCGCGCTCCATGGCCATCCCCGACGTGAATGGCCAGACGCGCGCATCTGCGGCGATCAAGGCGCTGGACGGGGGCGTGCTGAGTGGTCTCCAGAAGCGCTTTCAGACACGGCTCTACCGGATCGACGGCACGACCGGACGTGTTGTGAAGGCTGCGGATCTGCAGCCCACCGCCGCCGCCACGCACCTGAGCGATGGGCTCCGGCAGATCGTCGCGGAGACCTCCGATCTGCCGGTTGGGGCGATCGTGCTGCTCAGCGATGGCGCGGAGAACAGCGGAGGCATCGATGCGGACACGTTGAGCGCGCTCCGCAACCGTCGTCTGCCGGTCCACACGGTCGGCTTCGGCCGCGAGGCTCCCGCGCACGACCTCGAGCTGGAGCAGGTCAGTGTTGGTTCGAAGGCTCTGGCGGATGCGAGGCTGAAGGCGGACGTCAGCTTCCGGCAGTACGGATACACGGGGCAGCACACGACGCTTGCCCTGCGCGACGGGGACAAGCTGCTGGCTTCGAAGGAGGTCACGCTCGCTGCTGACGGCGTCGTCCAGACGGAGGTTCTCTTCTTCCATGCCGGACCGGCGGGCGTCAAACGCATCGCGGCGTCGCTCACGCCGCTGGCCGGCGAAGAGAGCACGGCGAACAACGCTACCAGCCGGCTCCTTACGGTCTCCGGCGACAAACGCCGCATCCTCTACGTCGAGGGCGAGCCGCGCTGGGAGTACAAGTTCCTGCGGCGCGCGGCGGAGGACGACCACGCCGTCCAGGTGGTCGCCATGCTCCGCACCACGGAGAACAAGATCTACCGCCAGGGCATCGCTGATCCGGCGGAGCTTGCCGACGGCTTTCCCTCGAAGGCGGAAGACCTCTTTGCGTACGACGGCATCGTCATCGGCTCCGTCGAGGCGGGCTACCTGACGCCCGCGCAGCAGGAGCTGCTGCGTGAGTTTGTCGATCAGCGCGGCGGTGGGGTGCTCTTCCTGGGGGGGCGTTTTGCACTCACCGATGGCGGCTGGAACGCGAGCAGCGTCTCCGACCTGCTGCCCACGTTTCTGCCTGCCGCGAAGGGGACCTTTCACCTCGATCCGGCGACCGCGCAGCTTACACCGCAGGGCGTCGAGAGCGCCGTCACCCGGCTGGTCGATGATCCCGCTGCGAACGCCGCGCGCTGGAAGAAGCTTCCTTACCTGATGAACTATCAGGATCCTGGAACGCCCAAGCCGGGGGCCACCGTGCTGGCCCAAAGCATCACCCCGCGCGGCACGCTGCCCCTGCTCGTCACCCAGAATTACGGGCATGGCCGCACCGCGATTCTGGCCACCTCCGGCACCTGGCGCTGGCAGATGTCTGGAGCCGTGGGTGACCCGAGCCACGATCTTTTCTGGCAGCAGCTCCTGCGCTGGACCGCCGGAGACTCCGCGGGGCCGGTCTCGGCTGCTGCCGGGAACGACCGTCTCAACGACGAGGGGCATGCGACTCTGACGGCGACCGTCCGCGACAAGCAGTTCAACCCTGCCCCGGACGCCCACGTCACCGCACACGTCAACGGTCCGGAGAACGAAACCTCCCTGATCGATCTTGCCCCCGTCCCGGCCCAGTCCGGCGTTTTTACCGCCGACTGGACCGCCGATAAGCCCGGCATCTATGGGATTGAGGTCACGGCCTCGCGCGGCAAGGAGGAGCTGGGCCGCGACCTCCTGACGCTGGAGCGCACCGACGGCGTCGCCGAAGACTTTCATACCAGTCAGAACCGCGACCTGCTCGACAAGCTCTCCGCGCAGACCGGCGGCCGCGCCTGGAAGCTGGAAGAGCTCGCCCGGCTCCCGCAGGAGATCTCCTACTCCGAGGCCGGGATCTCCGTGCGCGATACGAAGGAACTCTGGAATATGCCGATCATCTTCTTCCTGTTGCTTGGTCTTGCATCCGGCGAGTGGTGGCTGCGCAGAAAGTGGGGGATCGTATGA